From the genome of Burkholderia pyrrocinia:
CACGCGTTCGCGCCGCGTGCTCGCGGTAAGATGGCGGCCTTCGCATTCACGCCGCACGCACACTCCCGTTCATGAAAATCGCCACCTGGAACGTCAACTCGCTCAACGTCCGCAAGCAGCACGTACTCGACTGGCTCGCGCAAAGCGGCACCGACGTGCTGTGCCTGCAGGAACTGAAGCTGCCGGACGAGAAATTCCCGCGCGCCGATCTCGAAGCGGCCGGCTACCGCAGCTGGTTCACGGGCCAGAAGACCTACAACGGCGTCGCGATCCTCGCACGCGATACGCTGTCCGTCGACGAAGCGGACGTCGTGCGCAACATCCCCGGCTTCGACGATCCGCAGCAGCGCGTGGTCGCCGCGACGGTCGACGGCGTGCGCATCGTGTCCGCCTATTTCCCGAACGGCCAGGCGCCCGACTCTGACAAGTTCGTCTACAAGATGCAGTGGCTCGACGCGCTGCACGCATGGCTGAGCACGGAACTGCAGCGCTACCCGAAGCTCGCGCTGCTCGGCGACTACAACATCGCGCCGGAAGACCGCGACGTGCACGATCCCGCGAAATGGGAAGGCCAGAACCTCGTGTCGCCGCAGGAGCGCGCGCATTTCGCGAAGCTGATCGAGCTCGGCTTCGTCGATGCGTTCCGCCGCTTCGAACAACCCGAGAAGACCTTCACTTGGTGGGACTACCGGATGATGGCGTTCCGCCGCAACGCGGGGCTGCGCATCGACCACATCCTGCTGTCGCCGGCGCTCGCCGCCACCTGCGCGTCGTGCGAGGTCGACCGCACGCCGCGCACGTGGGAACAGCCGTCCGACCACACGCCCGTCGTCGCGGTCGTCGGCTGATCGCGCAGCCCGCGCGCGTTCAGCGCCGCGCGGGCGCCGGCCCGAGATGGGCCCACAGGAACCCGAATTCGGCTGCGTCGGATTCGGCGCGTTCCAGATCGTCGGCGCTGCCGTGGCCGCCGTCGGTGTTCTCCCAGTACCACACCCGTTCGTGACCGAGCGCATGCATGCGCGCGGCCATCTTGCGCGCATGCGCGGGATGCACGCGATCGTCGCGCGTCGACGTCGTCAACAGCAGCGGCGGATACGCGACGCCTTCGCGCACGCGGTGATACGGCGAATATGCAGCCAGCGCCGCGCCCTCGCGCGGATCGTCCGGGTCGCCGTATTCGTCGAGCCACGCGGCGCCCGCGTGCAGCTTCGGATAGCGGCGCATGTCGAGCAGCGGCACGCGGCACAGCACCGCGCCGAACAGCTCCGGCCGCTGCGCCATGCACGCGGCAACCAGCAGCCCGCCGTTGCTGCCGCCCTCGATCCCGAGCTGCGCGGCGCTCGTCACGCCGGTCGCAACCAGATCCTCGGCCACCGCGATGAAGTCGTCGAACGAGCGCTGCCGGTGTTCGCGCTGCGCGTCGACGTGCCAGCGCGGCCCGAACTCGCCGCCGCCGCGGATGTGCGCGAACGCCATGACGCCGCCGCGTTCGAGCCACCCAATGCCGAACGCGTCGCTGTAGCCCGGCAGGTTCGGGATCGCAAAGCCGCCGTAGCCCGACAGCAGACACGGCCGCGCAACGCGCGCGGCGCCGTCGGGCGCATCGAGTGCGTCAAGCGCATCGCGCGGCCCGATCAGCGTGTACGGCACCACCGTGCCGTCGCGCGAGCACGCGCTGGCACGACGCACGACGAGCCCGGCCGCATCGAACTGCACCGGCGGCCGGTCGAGCAGCACGCGGCGCGACGGCGCATCGGCCGCGCGATCGGCAAGGTCGGCCAGCCAGCATTCGGGCGGATCGAGATAGGTGTCGACGTCCACGTAGACTTCGTCGTTCAACGTCGACTCGACGGGCTCGACGTCGATCTGCGCGTCGCCCGGCCAGTCGAACGGCTGCGCGTCCCACGTCCACGTGCCGTCGTCGGCCTGCCGCGGCTGCCACAGCATCGTGCGGTTGTGCACGTCGTCGAGCCAGCTCGCGATCAGCATCGTTCGCGTGTTCGTCCACGTGCAGGCGGACGTCGACGGTTGCGGCGCGAACAGCGTCGTGAGTTCGCGCGCCCCGGCCAGGAACGCCTGCTCTCGGATCGCGAGCAGCGAGCCGCCCGCATGGCGCACGCCATCGCAATCCCAGTCGAGGCGCGGCTCCAGCACGAGCCAGCCTTCCCAGAACCCGACCTCGACATGCGTCGGCACGTCGTAGCGCGCCCACTCGCCCGCGTCCGTCAGCCGGTACGCATGCGCATCGAAGAAATCGACGCTGCGCCACGCGACGTGGCGGTTGTCGATCGGATCGAACCCCGCGCCCGCGCTGATGTCGTCGGGTTCGCCGCGAAATACGACGGGCGCGTCGGCGAGCGGCGTACCGCGCACCCAGCGCCGCGCTTCATACGGATAGCCGGCCGCGGTCGCGTGCGCTTCGCCGCGATCCCAGCTCACATAGACGGTATCGCGGTCGATCCAGCCGACCGTGTGATGCCCCGGCTCGTCGATCGTGAAACCGCCGTCGACGAAACGGCGTTCGACGAGATCGAACTCGCGCACGACGACCGCGTCGGCGCCGCCCGGCGACAGCGACAGCAGCGCGCGATCGCCGTCCGGATAGAGGATCGCGTCCTGCTCGAACACCCACGACTCGCCCTCCTCGGCACCGAGCGCGTCGACGTCGAGCAGCGTTTCCCACGCCGGCTGGCCGGCACGCCAGTCGTCCCAGCGCGTGCGGCGCCACAGCCCCTTCGGATGGAGGTCGTCCTGCCACAGGTCGTAGGCCCAGTCGCGCCAGCGGGTCGGAATCACCGGACGTTCGCGCGGCAGATACGCTTTGGCAAGACGTGCCGTGAGCGCGCGATACGCGTCGTCGTCGCGCAGCGCGGCGCGCGTGCGCGCATTCTGCTCGTCGACCCACGTGCGGGCGCGCTTGCTGTCGAGTGCTTCGAGGAAACGGAACGGGTCGGCCCCGGCGGGCCAGCGGAAGGAATCGGACATTGCGGATCGGCGGATTGGGAAACGTCGGGCAAACCGCGATTATGTCCGATCGCGGCATGCGCGATGCCCGCGCATGCCGCAAATCGTGCTCAGGGCTCCAGATGGAGTTCCTGGATCTTGCGCGTGATCGTGTTGCGGCCAATGCCGAGCCGCTCCGCGGCCTCGACCTTGCGGCCGCGCGTGAAGTCGAGCGCCTCGCGAATCACGGCCGCTTCGAAGCGGCGCGCGAGCTCGTCCATCACGTCGGCCGAGTTCTCGCGCAACAGCCGCGCGACTTCGGTGCGCAGCCCGTGCTCCCACAGCGGATAGCCGGCCGGCGCACCGCCGTTCGGCGCGGCCGCGACAGGCGCGGACGCCATCGGTGCCGCACCGATCGCCGGTTGCGCGAACGCCGCATCGCCGCCGCTGCCGTGTCCATCCGCACCGTCGCCCGTCGCGACCACCGGCGCACCGGCCGGCACGAGGTCGGGCGGCAGGTCCTTGATCTCGACCGTCTGCGCGGGCGCCATCACGGTCAGCCAGTTCGCGAGGTTCTCGAGCTGCCGCACGTTGCCGGGAAACGCCAGAGACGTCAGGTACGCCAGCGCATCGTCGGACACGCGCTTCGGCTCGACGCCGAGATCGCGTGCGCTCTTCTGCAGGAAGTGGCGCGTGAGCAGCGCGATGTCCTCGCTGCGTTCGCGCAGCGGCGGCAGGCGCAGCCGGATCACGTTGAGCCGGTGGTAAAGATCCTCGCGGAACAGCCCCTGCCGCACGCGCGATTCGAGATTCTGGTGCGTCGCGGCGATCACGCGCACGTTCGCGCGCAGCGGGTTGTGCCCGCCGACCCGATAGAACTGCCCGTCCGACAGCACGCGCAGCAGGCGCGTCTGCAGGTCGAACGGCATGTCGCCGATTTCGTCGAGGAACAGCGTGCCGTTCTCGGCCTGCTCGAAGCGGCCCTGCCGCGTCGTCTGCGCGCCGGTGAACGCGCCGCGCTCATGGCCGAACAGCTCGGATTCGAGCAGGTCCTTCGGAATCGCCGCGGTGTTCAGCGCGATGAACGGCCCGTTCGCACGCGGGCTGTGACGGTGCAGCGCACGCGCGACGAGCTCCTTGCCGGTGCCCGACTCGCCCGTGATCAGCACGGTCGCCGCCGAATGCGACAGGCGGCCGATCGCGCGGAACATGTCCTGCATCGCGGGCGCCTGGCCGAGCATCTCGGGCGCCTCGGCCACGCGCTCGTCCTGCGGCGCGCCGCCGCGCAGGCTTTCCTCGACCGCGCGGCGGATCAGCTCGACCGCCTTGTCGACGTCGAACGGCTTCGCGAGATATTCGAACGCGCCGCCCTGGAACGCCGCGACGGCGCTGTCGAGATCGGAGAACGCGGTCATGATGATGACGGGCAGGCCCGGCAGCCGCTCGTGCATCGCCTGCAGCAACTCGAGGCCCGAGCCGCCCGGCATCCGGATGTCGGACACGAGCACCTGCGGCGTCTCGTGGTCGAGCGCGGCCAGCGCATCGCGCACGTTCGCGAAGCTCTTCGTCGCGAAGCTGTCCCGGGCGAGTGCCTTTTCAAGCACCCAGCGGATCGATTGGTCGTCGTCTACTATCCAGATCGGCTTCATAGGTCGGTCAGGTATGGGTGAATCCGGTGAATCGTGCTGTTACCGCTCAATGGTCGAGCGGCAGCAGAATCTGAAATTCGGTACGTCCGGGCCGGCTCTCGACCTCGATCATCCCGTCGTGCTGCTGCACGAACGTCTGCGCGAGCGTGAGCCCTAGCCCGCTGCCATCTTCGCGCCCGGACACGAGCGGATAGAAGATCCGGTCGCGGATCTCTTCCGGAATGCCGGGCCCGTTGTCGATCACGTGCAAGTCCAGTGCCAGCTTGTACAGGCGCTTCGCGATCGTGATCTTGCGCGCGATGCGGGTGCGCAGCTCGATCTTCGCGTCGCCCTGCGCGATCCGCTCGCGCAGCGCCTGCGCCGCATTGCGCACGATGTTGAGCAGCGCCTGGATCAGTTGCTCCTTGTCGCCGCGCAGGTCCGGCACGCTCACGTCGTAGTCGCGCTCGATCGTGAGCCCGCGCGGGAATTCCGCAAGCATCACCGCGCGCACGCGTTCGCACACTTCATGAATGTTCACGTCGCCGACGATGTGCGGATGCCGGTGCGGCTCCAGCAACCGGTCGACGAGCGTCTGCAGGCGATCGGACTCCTTGATGATCACCTGCGTGTATTCGCGCAACTCGCCGCGCTCGCGCTCGCCGAGCTCGAATTCGAGCAGCTGGGCTGCGCCGCGAATTCCGCCGAGCGGGTTCTTGATCTCGTGCGCGAGGTTGCGGATCAGTTGCTTGTTGACCGCGGTCAGGTCGTGGATGCGCTCCTCGCGATCGGTGCGCGACTGCCGCTCGTTCTCGAACAGCTCGACGAGCACGAAATCGGGCGCGGTCTCGAGGAAACCGACGATCGCATGCACGTGCAGCGGTTCGCGGCCGGGCCGGTCGAGCACGGTATCGAGGTGCGTCGCGTGAAAACGCTCCTCGCCGATCGCGGTGATCGTCGACGCGAGCTCGTTCGCGTTCGGAAAAATCTCGCCCCACGGCCGCTGCGCGAGCTGCCGGCGCGAGATGTCGAGCATCGCCTCAGCGGACGGGTTCGCGAACGCGATCCGCAGTGTCTTGCGGTCGAGCACGATCACGACCGTCGGCAACGCTTCCAGCCCCGCAAGCAGGCCCGACCGCGCGAGCCGCTCGTCGTCCGTCAGTCGCTCGGGCTGCCCCGTTTTCGCCTTGATCAGATTCTTCAGAACCATCTGCGTGCTTGTCGCGCCTCAACGGGCCAGAAAATGAAAATCGTCGGAACAAAAAAGGGACGGCTGGACGCCGTCCCCTTTCAGACTCCGCTGTTCCCGCCGCAGCCTGCGCGACGGGAACGAACCGGCAAAACGGCGCTGAATCGAAGCGCCATCGCCGATTACAGCGAGTAGTACATCTCGAACTCGATCGGGTGCGTCGTCATGCGGAACTTCGCCAGCTCCTGCTCCTTCAGCGCGAGGTACGCATCGATCATGCCGTCCGTGAACACGCCACCGCGCGTCAGGAACTCGCGATCCTTGTCGAGCGCTTCGAGTGCCTGGTCGAGGCCCGCGCAGACGGTCGGGATCTTTGCATCCTCTTCCGGCGGCAGGTCGTACAGGTTCTTGTCGGCTGCTTCGCCCGGATGGATCTTGTTCTGGATCCCGTCGAGGCCGGCCATCATCAGCGCCGTGAAGCACAGGTACGGGTTCGCCATCGGATCCGGGAAGCGCGTTTCGATACGGCGGCCCTTCGGGTTCGACACGTGCGGAATGCGGATCGATGCCGAACGGTTGCGTGCCGAGTAGGCCAGCTTGACCGGTGCTTCGAAGTGCGGGACCAGACGCTTGTACGAGTTCGTCGTCGGGTTCGTGATCGCGTTCAGTGCACGGGCGTGCTTGATGATGCCGCCGATGTAGAACAGCGCCAGTTCCGACAGGCCGGCGTAGCCGTTGCCCGCGAACAGGTTCTGGCCGTCCTTCCAGATCGACTGGTGAACGTGCATGCCCGAACCGTTGTCGCCGACGACCGGCTTCGGCATGAACGTCGCCGTCTTGCCGTACGAGTGCGCGACGTTATGGATGATGTACTTCGACCATTGCGTCCAGTCGGCGCGCTGCACGAGCGTCGAGAACTTCGTGCCGATTTCGTTCTGGCCCTGGCCCGCCACTTCGTGGTGGTGCACTTCGACCGGGATGCCGAGCTGTTCGAGCAGCAGGCACATTTCCGAACGGATGTCCTGGAACGTGTCGACCGGCGCGACCGGGAAGTAGCCGCCCTTCGTGCCCGGACGGTGGCCCGTGTTGCCGCCTTCGAATTCCTTGCCGGCCGACCACGGTGCTTCTTCCGAGTTGATCTTCACGAAGCAGCCCGACATGTCCGTGTTCCACTGGACCGAGTCGAAAATGAAGAATTCCGGTTCCGGACCGAAATAGGCCGTGTCGCCGATGCCC
Proteins encoded in this window:
- the glnA gene encoding type I glutamate--ammonia ligase; its protein translation is MSKTVADVMQLVKDEDVKFVDFRFTDTRGKEQHVSVPVSAFDEDKFESGHAFDGSSIAGWKGIEASDMLLMPDPTAAFIDPFYEESTLVLTCDVVEPADGKGYERDPRSLAKRGEAYLKSTGIGDTAYFGPEPEFFIFDSVQWNTDMSGCFVKINSEEAPWSAGKEFEGGNTGHRPGTKGGYFPVAPVDTFQDIRSEMCLLLEQLGIPVEVHHHEVAGQGQNEIGTKFSTLVQRADWTQWSKYIIHNVAHSYGKTATFMPKPVVGDNGSGMHVHQSIWKDGQNLFAGNGYAGLSELALFYIGGIIKHARALNAITNPTTNSYKRLVPHFEAPVKLAYSARNRSASIRIPHVSNPKGRRIETRFPDPMANPYLCFTALMMAGLDGIQNKIHPGEAADKNLYDLPPEEDAKIPTVCAGLDQALEALDKDREFLTRGGVFTDGMIDAYLALKEQELAKFRMTTHPIEFEMYYSL
- a CDS encoding prolyl oligopeptidase family serine peptidase; the encoded protein is MSDSFRWPAGADPFRFLEALDSKRARTWVDEQNARTRAALRDDDAYRALTARLAKAYLPRERPVIPTRWRDWAYDLWQDDLHPKGLWRRTRWDDWRAGQPAWETLLDVDALGAEEGESWVFEQDAILYPDGDRALLSLSPGGADAVVVREFDLVERRFVDGGFTIDEPGHHTVGWIDRDTVYVSWDRGEAHATAAGYPYEARRWVRGTPLADAPVVFRGEPDDISAGAGFDPIDNRHVAWRSVDFFDAHAYRLTDAGEWARYDVPTHVEVGFWEGWLVLEPRLDWDCDGVRHAGGSLLAIREQAFLAGARELTTLFAPQPSTSACTWTNTRTMLIASWLDDVHNRTMLWQPRQADDGTWTWDAQPFDWPGDAQIDVEPVESTLNDEVYVDVDTYLDPPECWLADLADRAADAPSRRVLLDRPPVQFDAAGLVVRRASACSRDGTVVPYTLIGPRDALDALDAPDGAARVARPCLLSGYGGFAIPNLPGYSDAFGIGWLERGGVMAFAHIRGGGEFGPRWHVDAQREHRQRSFDDFIAVAEDLVATGVTSAAQLGIEGGSNGGLLVAACMAQRPELFGAVLCRVPLLDMRRYPKLHAGAAWLDEYGDPDDPREGAALAAYSPYHRVREGVAYPPLLLTTSTRDDRVHPAHARKMAARMHALGHERVWYWENTDGGHGSADDLERAESDAAEFGFLWAHLGPAPARR
- the glnL gene encoding nitrogen regulation protein NR(II), whose amino-acid sequence is MVLKNLIKAKTGQPERLTDDERLARSGLLAGLEALPTVVIVLDRKTLRIAFANPSAEAMLDISRRQLAQRPWGEIFPNANELASTITAIGEERFHATHLDTVLDRPGREPLHVHAIVGFLETAPDFVLVELFENERQSRTDREERIHDLTAVNKQLIRNLAHEIKNPLGGIRGAAQLLEFELGERERGELREYTQVIIKESDRLQTLVDRLLEPHRHPHIVGDVNIHEVCERVRAVMLAEFPRGLTIERDYDVSVPDLRGDKEQLIQALLNIVRNAAQALRERIAQGDAKIELRTRIARKITIAKRLYKLALDLHVIDNGPGIPEEIRDRIFYPLVSGREDGSGLGLTLAQTFVQQHDGMIEVESRPGRTEFQILLPLDH
- the ntrC gene encoding nitrogen regulation protein NR(I): MKPIWIVDDDQSIRWVLEKALARDSFATKSFANVRDALAALDHETPQVLVSDIRMPGGSGLELLQAMHERLPGLPVIIMTAFSDLDSAVAAFQGGAFEYLAKPFDVDKAVELIRRAVEESLRGGAPQDERVAEAPEMLGQAPAMQDMFRAIGRLSHSAATVLITGESGTGKELVARALHRHSPRANGPFIALNTAAIPKDLLESELFGHERGAFTGAQTTRQGRFEQAENGTLFLDEIGDMPFDLQTRLLRVLSDGQFYRVGGHNPLRANVRVIAATHQNLESRVRQGLFREDLYHRLNVIRLRLPPLRERSEDIALLTRHFLQKSARDLGVEPKRVSDDALAYLTSLAFPGNVRQLENLANWLTVMAPAQTVEIKDLPPDLVPAGAPVVATGDGADGHGSGGDAAFAQPAIGAAPMASAPVAAAPNGGAPAGYPLWEHGLRTEVARLLRENSADVMDELARRFEAAVIREALDFTRGRKVEAAERLGIGRNTITRKIQELHLEP
- the xth gene encoding exodeoxyribonuclease III, with amino-acid sequence MKIATWNVNSLNVRKQHVLDWLAQSGTDVLCLQELKLPDEKFPRADLEAAGYRSWFTGQKTYNGVAILARDTLSVDEADVVRNIPGFDDPQQRVVAATVDGVRIVSAYFPNGQAPDSDKFVYKMQWLDALHAWLSTELQRYPKLALLGDYNIAPEDRDVHDPAKWEGQNLVSPQERAHFAKLIELGFVDAFRRFEQPEKTFTWWDYRMMAFRRNAGLRIDHILLSPALAATCASCEVDRTPRTWEQPSDHTPVVAVVG